One Falco naumanni isolate bFalNau1 chromosome 13, bFalNau1.pat, whole genome shotgun sequence DNA segment encodes these proteins:
- the PTMA gene encoding prothymosin alpha isoform X2, translating into MSDAAVDTSAEISAKDLKEKKEVVEETENGRDAPANGNANEENGEQEADNEVDEEEEEGGEEEDEEEEGDGEEEDGDEDDEAEGATGKRAAEDDEDDDVDPKKQKTDEDD; encoded by the exons ATGTCCGACGCGGCCGTGGACACCAGCGCCGAGATCTCCGCCAAG gATCtaaaagagaagaaggaagttgttgaagaaacagaaaatggcaGAGATGCACCGGCCAACGGCAATGCT AACGAGGAAAACGGCGAGCAGGAGGCTGACAACGAAGTAGAcgaagaggaagaggaaggtggtGAGGAAGAGGACGAGGAGGAAGAGGGTGATG gtgaggaagaggatggtgatgaagatgatgaagcGGAGGGAGCCACAGGCAAACGGGCAGCTGAGGATGATGAG GATGACGACGTCGATCCTAAGAAGCAGAAAACCGATGAAGATGACTAG
- the PDE6D gene encoding retinal rod rhodopsin-sensitive cGMP 3',5'-cyclic phosphodiesterase subunit delta isoform X2 produces the protein MNLRDAETGKILWQGTEDLSVPGVEHEARVPKKILKCKAVSRELNFSSAEQMEKFRLEQKVYFKGQCLEEWFFEFGFVIPNSTNTWQSLIEAAPESQMMPANVLTGNVIIETKFYDDDLLVSTSRVRLFYV, from the exons ATGAACCTTCGGGATGCTGAAACAGGGAAAATCCTCTGGCAAGGAACAGAAGATCTCTCTGTACCTGGAGTGGAGCATGAAG CTCGAGTTcccaaaaaaatcctgaaatgcaaagcagtgTCTCGGGAGTTAAACTTTTCCTCAGCAGAACAAATGGAGAAATTCCGACTGGAACAGAAAGTTTATTTCAAAGGGCAGTGTCTAGAAG AATGGTTCTTTGAATTCGGTTTTGTGATTCCTAACTCCACAAACACTTGGCAGTCCTTGATAGAGGCAGCACCTGAATCACAGATGATGCCAGCTAACGTTTTAAC TGGTAATGTTATTATAGAAACCAAATTCTATGACGACGATCTTCTCGTAAGCACTTCCAGAGTGAGACTTTTCTACGTTTGA
- the PTMA gene encoding prothymosin alpha isoform X4 has translation MSDAAVDTSAEISAKDLKEKKEVVEETENGRDAPANGNANEENGEQEADNEVDEEEEEGGEEEDEEEEGEEEDGDEDDEAEGATGKRAAEDDEDDDVDPKKQKTDEDD, from the exons ATGTCCGACGCGGCCGTGGACACCAGCGCCGAGATCTCCGCCAAG gATCtaaaagagaagaaggaagttgttgaagaaacagaaaatggcaGAGATGCACCGGCCAACGGCAATGCT AACGAGGAAAACGGCGAGCAGGAGGCTGACAACGAAGTAGAcgaagaggaagaggaaggtggtGAGGAAGAGGACGAGGAGGAAGAGG gtgaggaagaggatggtgatgaagatgatgaagcGGAGGGAGCCACAGGCAAACGGGCAGCTGAGGATGATGAG GATGACGACGTCGATCCTAAGAAGCAGAAAACCGATGAAGATGACTAG
- the PTMA gene encoding prothymosin alpha isoform X3 yields MSDAAVDTSAEISAKDLKEKKEVVEETENGRDAPANGNAENEENGEQEADNEVDEEEEEGGEEEDEEEEGEEEDGDEDDEAEGATGKRAAEDDEDDDVDPKKQKTDEDD; encoded by the exons ATGTCCGACGCGGCCGTGGACACCAGCGCCGAGATCTCCGCCAAG gATCtaaaagagaagaaggaagttgttgaagaaacagaaaatggcaGAGATGCACCGGCCAACGGCAATGCT GAGAACGAGGAAAACGGCGAGCAGGAGGCTGACAACGAAGTAGAcgaagaggaagaggaaggtggtGAGGAAGAGGACGAGGAGGAAGAGG gtgaggaagaggatggtgatgaagatgatgaagcGGAGGGAGCCACAGGCAAACGGGCAGCTGAGGATGATGAG GATGACGACGTCGATCCTAAGAAGCAGAAAACCGATGAAGATGACTAG
- the PTMA gene encoding prothymosin alpha isoform X1, which produces MSDAAVDTSAEISAKDLKEKKEVVEETENGRDAPANGNAENEENGEQEADNEVDEEEEEGGEEEDEEEEGDGEEEDGDEDDEAEGATGKRAAEDDEDDDVDPKKQKTDEDD; this is translated from the exons ATGTCCGACGCGGCCGTGGACACCAGCGCCGAGATCTCCGCCAAG gATCtaaaagagaagaaggaagttgttgaagaaacagaaaatggcaGAGATGCACCGGCCAACGGCAATGCT GAGAACGAGGAAAACGGCGAGCAGGAGGCTGACAACGAAGTAGAcgaagaggaagaggaaggtggtGAGGAAGAGGACGAGGAGGAAGAGGGTGATG gtgaggaagaggatggtgatgaagatgatgaagcGGAGGGAGCCACAGGCAAACGGGCAGCTGAGGATGATGAG GATGACGACGTCGATCCTAAGAAGCAGAAAACCGATGAAGATGACTAG